In the genome of Arachis stenosperma cultivar V10309 chromosome 2, arast.V10309.gnm1.PFL2, whole genome shotgun sequence, the window aaatcaataaccAGCAACAATGAATCAAATTAACAATGAATTAACAAGTCAGTAAGTCAGCAATAAAGTAAACAATATCAATGAATCAACGATTTAACCAAATCACATACCTGACTCGGTGGCTCGGGCTCCATATCTGACTTGAATCGGTGACTGGTGGGTGCTGTGTTGTGGGTGGCGACTGGCGAGGGTTGTGGCTCTGTTACTGCTGGGTGCGAGGTTGCGAGGTTCGGGCTCTGCTACTGCTGGGTGCGAGGAAGGAGGCTCGTGCTCTGCTATTGCTGGCGCTGGGTGCGAGCCTGCGAGGGACGAGGGTCGTGCGCTGTGTGCGAGCGTCGTTCAGGCTGTGGTGCGAGTGTCATGCGCCACTGCAGAGAGGAGAGCGCGACGGTGAGAGGAGAGTGCGACGGTGAGAGGCTGAGACTGAGAGCTTTGGATTGGGGGTGGGAGGCGTGGGGTTAGGGCTCACTTCTGCTCAGTAATCGCGCTCAAGGGAATTGGGTTTGGCCGTTTGGGGGTGGGgtggggtgggggtgggggtggggggagTGGGTTGGTTTTTAAGGGTTTTTTTACTAAAccggttcggtttggttcggttaaGATTTTCCTGTTCAGAACCGAAAATCGAACCGAACCGCAAAAAACTGCAAAACAcattttttcggtttttttgtTTTCGGTTTTCGATTTTTTCATATCGGTTGGTCGGTTTAGTTCGGTCCGGATCGGTTTTGAACACCCCTAGTTtttctgattctgattctgaaTGAGGAACGAAGGGGGGAAGGTTTTAGGGGAAGGGGGTTGACGCGTTACGCGTTTGGTGTTGTTTTTAATCAGACCGGCGTCCTATTGTTGAACCGGTCAGAGAGCACAATCCGATCAAACCGGCCGGTTCAACAATTTTCAATGGTTTTCAATCTGACGATTTTAAATACTGAACCAGACCGTTTACATTGCCGGTTTGAGCGATTTTTTTACCCTTTTTCGCAAACCGATATTCAGTTGGCAATTATTTCATCTAAAGAGCATACGCACGACTATTGTaagaattatatataatttcattAATATAgtgcaataaaataaataaacacaacTATGGAACTGATTCATTCCGCAAAAATATTAAGTATATGGAGGTGGCTAATTATCACTATCTAACTCAGCCGTCGGTACTGAATATACGTCGCCATCATCTGAACCATTAGCTTCATCTTCAATAACATTGTTGTCAATGTCCTTTTGCCAAGGACATGTTGTCTTCTTATGTCCTTCCATTTGACAAACACTACAACGTTGCCGCTTCTTCCTAGATGGTTGTCCTGAGCCTACACCAATTTGATGAGCATACGGATTGCTACTTTTAGCTACACCTGAATGAGGTTGATTAGTGCCTTCGTTTGCAGCCTTGTAAGATGAGTACAATCCCATAATTAGGTCACGTGTCTCTTCATATCTCCCTGGTACTTTAGCAGCAACAGCAGccaattttttagaaaattctaTCAAGGCACTTTGGCGACTAATAATAACAGCATCCCTCGTGAACCCACTTGGATCAATGAGTGCTGACTTAACCTTTTTTGTCCATCTATCCAATACCAATGACCGGGGAATCTCACAAATGTCTTTGTCAACCATAACTTTCACAATATGTTCGTAGGGAATTCCAAATGACTCCATTCTTAAACAGGTACACATGAAGATCATTTCTTCTTGACGAAAATCAACAGTCCACATAAAATCGGGCCTCCCATGCTTACACATAATGTACTTTATGCAATCATCGTTATTCTCTATGTTTAGCACCCGCATTGATCCAGCTCTAGAAAAAAATGGCCGAAAGAAACGAAATATCTCATGAGTGTATAACTCAGCAGCATATCTCTCTAGCAGCTCTATACAAGTCTGCATAACGGGCACCCCACGTGTAGATTCATAATCAGCATTAAATTCTTTAAAGCGCAAGTGTGCAACACACCTTTGAAAATGCTCTACGAAACTTGTCAAATCATGCCGCGACCCCACATACCTTGCAACAACTGAGTGTAAACCTTCACATCTTGAGGTAGTTCTAAAGCCAGCAAAGAATTTTCCTCTTATATATGCAGTAGCCCACATATGCTTCTCTTCGTACATGTTGATCACCCACGGCTTATCCTCAAGGCCAAATTCTTCAATAAGCTGAACCCACTTACGCTTAAACACGGAAATCTCGTAGTCTCCCAACATAATTTTTTGGAATATAGATGTAAACGATGGACTTCCAACATTGCTAGTTGCATTTCGAATAAGGTGCCAAGCGCATAATCTATGTCTGACTTCGGGAAATACAACTCTGACTGCATTCCTAATCGCCATGGCCCTATCAGTTATTATTGAGGTCGGGGTCTTGTCCTTCATTGCAAACATGAGCTGACGCAGGAGCCAAATATATGTATCAGTAGTTTCGTCCACAACTAACGCAGCAGCAAAATAATTGTTTGGTTGTGGTGGTTAACCCCGCTGAATATGACTAATGGACAACTATACTTGTTCTTCTTGTACGTAGCATCAAAGCAATAACATCCTCGAAGAGTCGGTAGTCTAGTTGGCTAATCCCATCAGACCAGAACAAGTTACGTAACAAACCTCTTGAATCATGACATGCCTTGAAATATAATTGTGGATCCTTCAACCGCATAGCCTCCAACTTCTTCAACACTCGTGCTGCATCACCAGGAATTTGACGCCTTTGCTGAGCAATCTCATTGTACATATCTCTGGGACCATAGCCAACAAATTCATACCCGCCTGCTTGACTAGCTAGAAGACCAAATATCTGTGAAGTGCTAATCCCTGACTTTAGCATGTTCATCATTTGCATAATATCTGCCTCTGACATTTTTCTGTGGGCAGGCAACATAGCACTGAATTGTGTATCCAATAGATCATTGTTGTGTTTGTCAGAGAAATAAAAGATATGCCACCTTCCAGTTTCTGGTACAAATTTAACATCCATTCGGGCTTCACATCCAGTTTTTGTTTCCAATCTAGGctccttcttcctttttttccaTCGTGTAATATTTCTCCATCCTGAATCCTTGCCTATGACATACAAACTTTTGTTTGTATATCTCGCCAGTACTATTCTTGAAGGTCTTGCTCTTCCTTGCACTAAAGCTCTTCGACTTTGAGTACttcatataaaaatcaaatgCAAGCTGCAAAGTAGAAAAGTGGTATTTGCCAATTTTCTCCGCAAAATTCTCACTAAATTTCAAAGTTGTAATGTCTTGCACGGAGTCAACCGCATAAGCGGCTTCAAGGATATCTTCTGACATATCAGATTCAGAAAAAACGCTCCCTCAATAAATTCATCTCTGAAATCTTGTTCGAATTCATTCTGTTCATCCATCATATATTGGTCACTTACTAGCTCTTCTTGTTGGTTAAAGTCATTGTCCTCCTGGTATTGCTCATTCATCTCAGTGTCCGTAAATATACCTGACATCTTAAAATgtccaatgaaaaaaaaatcaatacaCTCCATCTTATAACATTACATAAAATAGATAGATTCGTATATTGCTAGCAGGGACGGATCCAGAGATTTTAATGTTG includes:
- the LOC130963567 gene encoding protein FAR1-RELATED SEQUENCE 5-like, producing the protein MAIRNAVRVVFPEVRHRLCAWHLIRNATSNVGSPSFTSIFQKIMLGDYEISVFKRKWVQLIEEFGLEDKPWVINMYEEKHMWATAYIRGKFFAGFRTTSRCEGLHSVVARYVGSRHDLTSFVEHFQRCVAHLRFKEFNADYESTRGVPVMQTCIELLERYAAELYTHEIFRFFRPFFSRAGSMRVLNIENNDDCIKYIMCKHGRPDFMWTVDFRQEEMIFMCTCLRMESFGIPYEHIVKVMVDKDICEIPRSLVLDRWTKKVKSALIDPSGFTRDAVIISRQSALIEFSKKLAAVAAKVPGRYEETRDLIMGLYSSYKAANEGTNQPHSGVAKSSNPYAHQIGVGSGQPSRKKRQRCSVCQMEGHKKTTCPWQKDIDNNVIEDEANGSDDGDVYSVPTAELDSDN
- the LOC130963568 gene encoding protein FAR1-RELATED SEQUENCE 11-like, whose protein sequence is MDVKFVPETGRWHIFYFSDKHNNDLLDTQFSAMLPAHRKMSEADIMQMMNMLKSGISTSQIFGLLASQAGGYEFVGYGPRDMYNEIAQQRRQIPGDAARVLKKLEAMRLKDPQLYFKACHDSRGLLRNLFWSDGISQLDYRLFEDVIALMLRTRRTSIVVH